One Candidatus Methanomethylicota archaeon genomic window carries:
- a CDS encoding glycosyltransferase family 4 protein, whose amino-acid sequence MNIIFVFPGILEALTKRGGGREETLLQVARKLSNSFNVTIIAPFFGKYKKVIKLSSNLTVENLYFPASKNYPWSKNKLSRIANPLSIFLFYQVLAVIKTIQLKKNALRIVVLSDALSGIIVAIIAKLLNMKVLYYEGNLTPWIEPRISNGNNVNFVKQFWWAFTIIIGRIICRIADAIIVNDGLIKAGMIKYGIENTKIHVVRAGVDTSFFKPIELSISQQTEFTIGFIGRLTEEKGSPILLKLCKATLNKLPQVKFMIFGDGPYKKYFEPLPNVKHIGWVDHDTLPKWLSSVNAILSFQKTFGKGEIEALSCGKPIIAFKIGEMPILIKDKENGLLCTPCIDSLIEAISKLMNNESLLKKLSENARREAITRYDWKILGRLWKNIIEYILRSEARLT is encoded by the coding sequence ATGAATATTATTTTTGTTTTTCCCGGAATTCTTGAAGCATTAACAAAAAGGGGGGGAGGACGTGAAGAAACATTGTTACAGGTCGCTAGGAAGCTGTCTAATAGTTTTAATGTTACAATTATTGCACCTTTTTTCGGTAAATATAAAAAAGTAATAAAGCTTTCTTCAAATCTCACGGTTGAGAATTTGTATTTTCCAGCTTCGAAAAACTATCCTTGGTCTAAAAATAAGCTTTCTAGAATTGCTAACCCACTTAGTATATTTTTATTTTATCAAGTCTTGGCTGTAATTAAAACAATTCAATTAAAGAAAAATGCATTGAGAATTGTTGTTCTAAGCGATGCACTTAGTGGTATTATAGTGGCCATTATCGCAAAACTTCTAAATATGAAAGTTCTATATTATGAAGGAAACCTCACACCATGGATAGAACCACGCATATCCAATGGAAATAATGTAAACTTCGTAAAGCAATTTTGGTGGGCATTCACTATCATTATTGGACGTATAATATGCAGAATAGCAGATGCAATAATAGTTAATGATGGATTAATAAAGGCAGGTATGATTAAATACGGTATAGAAAATACTAAAATTCATGTAGTAAGAGCTGGCGTTGATACAAGCTTCTTCAAGCCTATTGAATTAAGCATCTCTCAGCAAACAGAATTTACTATAGGTTTTATTGGACGTTTAACTGAAGAAAAAGGCTCTCCGATTCTTCTTAAGCTGTGCAAAGCTACTTTGAATAAACTCCCACAAGTAAAATTCATGATTTTTGGCGATGGACCTTACAAAAAATACTTCGAACCTCTGCCAAATGTTAAGCACATAGGATGGGTTGATCATGATACATTACCTAAGTGGTTATCTTCTGTAAACGCTATTTTAAGTTTTCAGAAAACTTTTGGAAAAGGTGAAATAGAGGCTCTTTCATGCGGCAAACCAATTATTGCATTTAAAATCGGCGAAATGCCAATTCTTATTAAAGATAAGGAGAATGGCTTACTCTGCACACCATGTATAGATTCCCTCATAGAAGCAATTTCTAAACTGATGAACAATGAATCTCTTTTAAAGAAGCTATCGGAAAATGCTAGACGTGAAGCCATAACCCGTTACGATTGGAAAATTTTAGGACGATTGTGGAAGAACATAATTGAATATATACTAAGAAGTGAAGCTAGACTCACATGA